From a region of the Zingiber officinale cultivar Zhangliang chromosome 4B, Zo_v1.1, whole genome shotgun sequence genome:
- the LOC121975323 gene encoding GDP-L-galactose phosphorylase 2-like, with the protein MMTMTRIPTVLSNYQEDDSAEPRACGRNCLGKCCLPVSKLPLYSFKGDANPRNSSAGTDEPPPDFFLNNLLLGQWEDRMSRGLFRYDVTACETNVIPGGCGFIAQLNEGRRLKKRPTEFRIDRVLQPFDPAKFNFTKVGQEEVLFCFGAGKDRKARFLESATVGEENSSNVVAINVSPIEYGHVLLIPRVSDCLPQQIDPNSFLLALRMAVEAGSPYFRLGYNSLGAFATINHLHFQAYFLSMPFPVERASTQRIPVAKGLCQSGVNISRLLNYPVRGLVYEGGNSLRDLSDVVSKSCMCLQDNNIPFNVLISDSGWRIFLFPQCYAEKQALGEVSQELLDTQVNPAVWEISGHMVLKRKKDFEEATEQYALRLLAEVSLSKARFEEVKAYIFDAIELAESVKEKMEPKKKKETLFQSSALATHHHLVEGCLVLQ; encoded by the exons ATGATGACCATGACAAGAATCCCTACCGTTCTCTCCAATTACCAGGAGGACGACTCGGCCGAGCCCCGCGCTTGCGGCCGGAATTGTCTCGGCAAGTGCTGCTTGCCTG TCTCCAAACTTCCACTGTACTCTTTCAAGGGTGATGCGAATCCCAGGAACTCTTCCGCCGGCACGGACGAACCGCCGCCGGATTTCTTCCTCAACAACCTTTTGCTTGGACAG TGGGAGGATCGGATGAGCCGTGGCCTGTTCCGATACGACGTGACGGCATGCGAGACGAATGTAATCCCTGGGGGCTGTGGCTTCATTGCGCAGTTGAATGAGGGCCGCCGCCTCAAGAAGAGGCCCACTGAGTTCCGGATCGACCGTGTCCTCCAGCCCTTTGATCCTGCCAAGTTTAACTTCACCAAGGTCGGCCAGGAGGAGGTCCTATTCTGCTTTGGGGCAGGGAAAGATCGAAAAGCTCGCTTCTTAGAGAGTGCTACAGTTGGCGAAGAAAACTCCTCCAATGTTGTTGCTATCAAT GTGAGTCCTATCGAGTATGGCCATGTCCTGCTGATTCCCCGGGTGTCGGATTGTTTACCGCAGCAGATTGATCCTAATAGTTTCTTGCTTGCTCTTCGTATGGCTGTGGAAGCTGGAAGCCCATACTTTAGGCTTGGCTACAATAGTTTGGGTGCCTTTGCAACCATCAATCACCTGCATTTTCAG GCTTATTTTTTGTCCATGCCTTTTCCTGTGGAGAGAGCTTCTACTCAAAGAATTCCAGTTGCTAAAGGTCTGTGCCAGAGTGGAGTGAACATCTCACGATTGCTGAATTATCCAGTGAGGGGGCTTGTTTACGAGGGAGGTAATAGTTTGAGAGACTTATCTGATGTGGTTTCCAAGTCTTGCATGTGTCTTCAAGACAACAATATCCCATTTAACGTTCTTATTTCTGATTCCGGCTGGAGGATCTTCCTCTTTCCCCAG TGCTATGCTGAGAAACAAGCCTTGGGTGAAGTGAGTCAGGAGCTCTTAGATACGCAAGTAAACCCGGCCGTGTGGGAGATCAGTGGGCATATGGTGTTGAAGCGCAAGAAAGACTTTGAAGAAGCAACAGAGCAATATGCTTTGAGGCTACTAGCCGAGGTCTCTCTTTCGAAGGCAAGGTTCGAGGAAGTTAAAGCCTACATCTTTGATGCCATAGAACTAGCAGAGTCTGTGAAGGAAAAAATGGAgccaaagaagaaaaaagaaacttTATTTCAGTCATCAGCTCTTGCCACTCATCATCACTTGGTAGAAGGTTGCCTAGTCTTGCAGTGA